The DNA segment ACCATTGAATTATTAATAGAATTTGCAAAAGGGAACAGTCgctatttaattattcaaattgtataaatgtttgtatacacataaatatatatatgtatatttattttatgtttttctttttacttaaaacatatgtatttcgaTACCCTTTAGGCATTATAATTAGGTTCCTGGGCGAAGCCAATACTGAATGGTCGGAGACAAAAACCGTGACCACAAGCGAAGGAAAGACTGAACAGGAAACGGAAACCTTACGCGGCCATGAAGAGTATTTCCAAATACAATACTATCTTTTGGGCGGAAAGAATAGTAAGTAAACAAAcgaataaacaataaataaattcaaaatgcaTAAAACAATTCATTTGCTGCATATTGCTTATTACAAtcagcctaaaagtatgcaacatcttATATTCTGTGCCACAAATTTGCTAATTTTAAGTTTGCATCTCAATCTAGGTTCCGAAACTGAACTCCCAGCTGGCACGCACACTTACCCCTTCACATGTGCATTGCCGCCTACATTACCCTCTTCATTTGAAGGTGAATTCGGTCATGTACGTTACACTGTTAAGGTAACACTAGATCGTCCATGGAAATTTGATCAGGATATGAAAATGGCTTTCACGGTAATCTCTCCAGTCGATCTTAACGTCAACCCACGTGTAAAGGTTAGTgacattgttaaaaaaaattaaagactatggatataaattaacaaatatcatttaaaaaaatgtcatttaGGAGCCATATAAGCTGGAGTTGGAGAAGAGTTTTTGCTGCTTCTGTTGTCGTTCTGGTCCATTATCGGTAATCACCACCGTGCCGGTGACTGGCTACGTATCAGGCCAAACAATACCAATCACTTGTGAATGCGATAATGCCAGTAATGTTGGCATCACATCGGTTAAGTTTATTTTACGCAAACGGGTCACGTTCCAAGTAAACCAACCGCGTGCGGAAAAGAAACAAAGCAAAATTACAATATCCGAATTGAGCATTGGCCCAGTTGCGGGCGGCGAGACACGCACATTTACGCAACAATTGGAAATACCAGCACTGCCACCAACAAATTTACTCAACTGTGGAATTATATCGTTGGATTATGACTTACATGTAAGCTTAATGGGTTTGCAAGCGCATATTTAGctatattgttttaataatatattttttgtaattaattatataccTACATTCTAGATTGAATGCGACGTCAGCGGTCCGCATCGTAATTTATCTGGTAACATACCAATTATTCTGGGTACAATTCCTTTGGCATCATTCAAGCCACCGGCACCCTATACAGATGTGCCAGCGCAAATACCatcgcagcaacaa comes from the Bactrocera neohumeralis isolate Rockhampton chromosome 2, APGP_CSIRO_Bneo_wtdbg2-racon-allhic-juicebox.fasta_v2, whole genome shotgun sequence genome and includes:
- the LOC126758565 gene encoding arrestin domain-containing protein 17, with product MGLKGCEIQLDNPWNTYYAGQTINGQVKLTFDSAKKVRGIIIRFLGEANTEWSETKTVTTSEGKTEQETETLRGHEEYFQIQYYLLGGKNSSETELPAGTHTYPFTCALPPTLPSSFEGEFGHVRYTVKVTLDRPWKFDQDMKMAFTVISPVDLNVNPRVKEPYKLELEKSFCCFCCRSGPLSVITTVPVTGYVSGQTIPITCECDNASNVGITSVKFILRKRVTFQVNQPRAEKKQSKITISELSIGPVAGGETRTFTQQLEIPALPPTNLLNCGIISLDYDLHIECDVSGPHRNLSGNIPIILGTIPLASFKPPAPYTDVPAQIPSQQQQDQDPSLAPTQPVSPASPPSDGAGGALGWNVADSAGGQLYPNIPPPQFVETQFRAPKITGIEDSEHTTIVGDANFAPRYPTFQFNNATAPPHH